One window of the Mycobacterium haemophilum DSM 44634 genome contains the following:
- a CDS encoding WhiB family transcriptional regulator, whose product MSALTVPKQTLPVLPCHVGNPDLWFAETPADLERAKTLCASCPIRRQCLAAALERAEPWGVWGGEIFDRGLVVNRKRPRGRPRKDGVAA is encoded by the coding sequence ATGTCGGCACTGACAGTCCCGAAACAGACGCTGCCAGTGTTGCCGTGCCATGTCGGCAACCCCGACCTATGGTTCGCCGAGACCCCAGCCGACCTGGAGCGTGCCAAAACGCTCTGCGCGAGCTGCCCGATCCGCCGCCAGTGCTTGGCGGCGGCGCTGGAACGGGCCGAACCCTGGGGGGTTTGGGGCGGCGAGATTTTCGACCGAGGTTTGGTCGTGAATCGCAAACGTCCGCGTGGACGACCACGCAAGGACGGCGTCGCTGCTTAG
- a CDS encoding PPE family protein — MPNFNALPPDVNVLSIRGPGSRPIRTAVEAWNQLAEQLINLAVQWNTRASETEGLFQGPAANEFRAKAGEYYNWLMQHVNTAHETAAYLHQAGQAYDAAVRSMVPYTTIAMNRTARLVLKATNLLGQFTTKISELDDEHQEMWAKNAEAMNTYQYAIFDITRRVQASNITEAPLILAKPSKPSIIFDDRENLHISESL, encoded by the coding sequence GTGCCAAATTTCAACGCATTACCACCCGACGTCAACGTCCTCAGTATTCGTGGTCCGGGTTCTCGGCCGATACGGACCGCTGTAGAAGCATGGAATCAACTGGCAGAACAGTTGATTAATCTGGCGGTTCAGTGGAATACTCGAGCTAGCGAGACGGAGGGCCTCTTTCAAGGTCCGGCAGCGAACGAATTTCGCGCCAAGGCAGGAGAGTACTATAACTGGCTGATGCAACACGTCAACACGGCCCATGAGACCGCCGCCTATCTCCACCAAGCGGGGCAGGCCTACGACGCCGCGGTCCGCTCAATGGTGCCGTACACTACGATAGCGATGAACCGCACGGCTCGCTTAGTTTTGAAAGCAACCAATCTTTTGGGGCAATTCACCACCAAGATCTCGGAGTTGGATGACGAACATCAAGAGATGTGGGCCAAGAATGCGGAAGCGATGAATACGTATCAGTATGCTATCTTCGATATTACAAGGCGGGTTCAAGCAAGCAACATTACAGAGGCGCCGCTGATACTCGCCAAACCTTCTAAGCCCTCCATCATCTTTGATGACAGGGAAAACCTGCATATTTCAGAATCACTCTGA
- a CDS encoding PE family protein, whose amino-acid sequence MQVFKPTAPSLESDTYEDLGGSNQRFSAGWSDSPFASQELNQPFLSNVNAVQINTDALAEVSTKMVRVADGISRVNAQRASVITKIPPPGKDSVSALLARVFNARGEMYQVHTDLGAEIGKQFSWGLKDAASKYTQAEERNRLEFCRH is encoded by the coding sequence ATGCAAGTGTTTAAACCAACTGCACCATCACTAGAATCAGACACATATGAAGACCTAGGAGGCTCCAATCAGAGGTTCTCGGCGGGCTGGAGTGACTCACCATTCGCATCACAAGAATTGAATCAGCCGTTCCTGTCAAATGTGAATGCGGTTCAGATAAATACAGATGCCCTGGCTGAGGTAAGCACTAAGATGGTAAGGGTAGCTGACGGTATTTCGAGAGTAAATGCCCAGAGGGCCTCGGTGATTACCAAGATTCCCCCGCCGGGGAAGGATAGTGTGTCAGCTCTGTTGGCGAGGGTTTTTAATGCTCGTGGGGAGATGTATCAGGTGCATACCGATCTAGGCGCGGAGATCGGCAAGCAGTTCTCCTGGGGCCTAAAGGATGCCGCATCTAAATATACGCAAGCTGAAGAACGCAACCGCCTTGAGTTTTGTCGGCACTAA